The Engraulis encrasicolus isolate BLACKSEA-1 chromosome 3, IST_EnEncr_1.0, whole genome shotgun sequence genome segment cgacggtaacacacacacacacacacacacacacacacacacacacacacacacacacacacacacacacacacacacacacacacacacacacacacacacacacacaaacacacacacacataagcacacgcacactagacttcctacacacacacaagaacacactgccattcctACATGGACATGAATGCACaattacacaaacaaacatggccgagagataacgtgtgtgtgtgtgtgtgtgtgtctgttccccAGAGGAGGAGGCTCCTGCGGTGCCTGTGTGTACCCTGTACCCGGTGGGGGAGGGGCAGGGtcgctcatctctctccccacagcaCAACGGATCCAAAGGCAGCAGCCTCGACCACCTGCACTATGCTGTACCCTCCCCactgtaagtcacacacacacacacacacacacacacacacacacacacacacacacacacacacacacacacacacacacacacacacacacacacacacacacacacacacacacacagacacacgcacgcatgcacacacacacacacacacatacacacggtgtatacaaacacacaattgCATTCCATACAGTCTTCattttgtgttcctgtgtgtgttcctgtgtgtgtccgtgtgtgcgtgcattcatgtgtgtgtgtgtgtgtgtgtgtgtgtgtgtgtgtgtgtgtgtgtgtgtgtgtgtgtgtgtgtgtgtgtgtgtccacagtgagTTTACCGATGGCCAGTTGGACCCAGATCTTCAGCAGTCAGCCACTTCAGCAACACGAGAGCTAGACGAACTCATGGCCTGTCTCTCCgacttcaaggtgtgtgtgtgtgtctctctctctgtttttatatgtgtgtgtgtgcgtgcgtgcatgcatgtgtataagtttgtgtgtgtgtgtgtgtgtgtgtgtgtgtgtgtgtgtgtgtgtgtgtgtgtgtgtgtgtgtgtgtgtgtgtgtgtgtgtgtgtgtgtgtgtgtgtgtgtgtgtgtgtgtgtgtgttcactagggatggcacaaaccgcaccgaaaaccgaaaccgtacaattcacacacataccgaaccgaaccgtgcaatccattgcaaaccgcaattcatgtactgcccagaaaaatatgtaaaacagagattctaggagtatcttatccagtctctctgattaaaacattagcttaagaccaaatcagaggatgacacaattaaaatcataccattttcacattataagcctatacaaaccatatgtaggatatttagtgataagtccgattctattagccagtgcaccatttatcatgaactaaaaaaaaaaagaaccgtagagaaccgaaaactgtGACCTTCACACCGCGATATGAACNgaaccgtgaattttgtgaaccgtaccacccctaatgtgtgtgtgtgtgtgtgtgtgtgtactgacaagCATCAGGGACAATGGACAAGGAAACAGCGTCAGGGAAACAAAACGGGCTCAAAGGGGCATGGAACTGATAATAAAGATTCTATCAAGATTCTATCAGCAGCAAAAATATGGGTTCCTCATAAAAGATGTTTTACTTGTTTAGGAGTCTAACACAAGTGACAAAAGTTATTCATATGAACATGCAACTTATGGGAActaattaggcaaggaattacaAGGAATACACCTCTGGATTTTTGTATAACATCCTATGAGAAGATCTGGGACTGTTAGGCTATCTGGCTAACAGAAACAACAGCCAATTTAACCCACAGCAAACTTGTGAGTATAGATGGGTTTCTCTTTTACAAACATTTTCGATGTGAGGAGGTACAAGAGGCTAAGCAGCCAATCGCGTGAgggcattttttgagtgacagcagtgtcCGCCAGGGATTGTTTACGGTGCCGAGAAACGGGAAACCCATGCACATGTATGTGACATTTCAATATGTACATCAATATACCATGACACACCTTTGCATCATGGCACAAACGACAAAGCTACAAAGCTTTTTacaattattagtagcctctcgTAAAGTATCATGATATGAAGtgttagtgcttccaagcatcatcattattacataGAAACATTTTTAAATGATTAGTATCCTCTTGTATCCTATTCTATGtgtaaactatcatagtttttattcataaaatttacaatattggcaaatgtgaaatcatggGTTGTATCAAATCGTAGGTCAAACaacgtgatatgaaccgaatcgtgagcttAGCGTATCATTCCATCCCTAGTGCCTTGAGATGCTTGCTTCAGGTCTTGACGTGTGTCTTCAGACTGCACCCCCCTTCTAGacgctctacactacactacttttCTTAACTTTTCATAACATCTGTGTCATCTACTAATCTATGAACCTTCAATATTTCAGTTTATGATTCTCTCCATTCTTTACTTCCTCTTTGCACTCCCCATCCCCTACTTTTCTCCTACTTCTACTCCTACTacttctcttcatcttctccatCATTTCATCACTTCTTTTTTTCATCTGCTTTTCTCATTCCCTTCTTCCCCATTTACTCTCTGTCATCCCTTCCTCCTGTCCCCtggctttctttcttctcctcctcttctccttctcttccttgtcctcttcttcttcctctcctctcatcctcttctctcctattctcttcttcccctcctctcctcttccttttcctactcttctcctgttctctttctctcctgttctcttcctcctcttcctctcctcctcttctcttcctcctgtccTCTGGCTGTCCTCCTTAtactcctttttctcctctcctcttcctcctctcctcctcctcctcttcctcttcatctgtcCATCCTGCAGCCCAGTTCTCAGGGCTCCTCCGAGCCTCCTCCTCCGCCGTCCGTTCTGAAACCCTCTTGTCCTCCAGCTATCCCATCATCCCCTGCTGCTGCGCccgtgttctcctcctcctccgcctcctcctcctccagcctgccCCCCCTCCTGTCCTGCGACTCCCCCCTGCCCAACATGGCTGCTGCTCCTcctgcaggaggtggaggaggaggtgatgccTCTCTGGAGCTCCATATAGAGGAGGATGGTTCCGACAGATCCTCCTCCCTGCTGCACGCCTCCCAGGCCCCCAgcacctccctcctgaagcccaGCTCCATGCTCTCCCTGtcggccacctccaccacctccacctcctccaccaccgcctcctcctccctcagccCCCCGAGCTCCGGCTCCCCGTCCACCTCTCCCTCCAGCTCCCGCCTCTCCCCCGACACCATCATCGACGTGTCGGCCTCCATGCTTAGCTCGCGCACTGACCCCCTGGTGGTGATCACCCAGCCCGCCGGCTCCGGCTCCTCCCTGACCCTCAACCGCACCCTCACCCCCGGCAGCGCCAGCCCCCACACCCCTCCATCCaaaaccaacaccccccccccggtCTCCTCCAGCTCCCATCTGAAGCAGGAACCCCTCCTCCTCAGCTCTCTCCCCGCGCTCAGCCTCTCCCCGCCgctgtcctcctcttccacctccttgaAGAAGGAGGCCTCCCCTCCTTCCCCCGCCTCCTCCATCACCCAcacccccagccccaaccctctgtcctcctcctccacctctctgaaGAAGCCTTCACCTCCCCCCTCTGAGAGACGAAGCCCAGTGATCCTCTCCGCTGTCAATGGATTCTCCACCGACTCATCTCAtcaccccttctcctcctcctcctcctcctcttccttcccctcaCCCAAAAAAACCCTCTCACCCTCGACCTTCAggtctcccatctcctcctccacctcctcttccacgcCTCCCCAGGTCTCCGCTGCTCCTGCGGTTCCTGAGTCTCCTTTCCAGCTTCCCTCGCTGTCAGCTCCTCCAGTCCACTCTTCTTACTCACTCCCCTCTGCTCCTAAAAGCTCCAGCCTCCCGGAGGCCACCCCACCTCAatctcagcctcagccccagccagcTGCACCCTCGCTGGGCTACACTGACCCTGAGCCCTCCCTGGACGAGGCTCTGGACAAACTGCTAGCCATGAGCTTCTCTACGCCTCCCCCACAGCatcaacaagagaaagctgtgaACGCCGGGCTATTTTCAGCCACACGTGCCCCTCTGGGCGTCTCGGAACTGCCCCTCGGCGCCCGGCAGGAAGTGCTGGAGGAACCCATCCAGGCGCTGGACCGCCGCGACGTGAGGCCCGACACGATGCAGAGCTGGGCGACGGGACCGCCGGACGACGGCGACACCACGGACGGGGACGGCACGCTGGACTACCAGTCGGACGGGCGCAGCGAGCTGGACTGGGCGGAGATGGATCTGAAGATGGCGTACGAGGGCGAGGGCGGCGAGGGCACCATGACGCCCATGACGGAGGCCAGCTGGATGGACGAGTCGCTGACGCCCTACTCCTCGTGCCCCGGCACGCCCGACACCCAGATGCTGGACCTGGGCGTGATGGGCATGGTGACGCCACTCAGCGTCGACCGCGTCTCCGCCTCTGGACACGTACGCATCATCAACGACATCATTAGCAACACGCGTTGGCATGGCAATGCAGAGTGTGGCACTGGTTTGGCACAGCATACCATTGCAGCATGGTACACCAGTGGATAGCATGGTGCAGATAAGGACAGCTCAGCACTGCATAACACGGCACTGAaaagcatggcacagcatagtgcAGATTGGACCAGCACAGCTTTGCTGCTCAGCATTGGATACCACAGCACTAAATAGCATGGCACTAGACTGGCAAGGCACTGGATAACACAGCACTGAATAACGTGGCACTGGATTGGCATGGCACTGAATGGAAAAGCAAAACATTACCACACAGCACTGGAAAGCACAGCGTTGATTTGCGCAGCACTGCTGCATGGCACACCACTGGATAACATGGCACTAGACTGGCATACCACGGCACTGAATAGCATGGCACGTGATGGTATAGCACTGCATTGCCACAGAGCATTGGATGACATTGCACTGAATAACATGGCACTGGACTAGCAAGGCGATGAATAGCATGGCACTAAAGGGAAAAGCAAAACAGTGCCACACAGCACTGGAAAGCATGGCGCTGATTGGTGCTGCACAGCTGCATGGCACAATTTGGAACAACTAAATTCAGCACATCACAATACAACAAAAATCAGTATATTACTGCACTCCTGACATGGCACAAAACAGTATtgtacagcatagcacagcatataGCATTACACAGAGTGGAACGGTATAGTCCAgtacagcatagcatagcatacagTATCACAGCATGAGGCAGCATAACACAAAACAGTATAGCAAGAcacagcatagctcagctcagttctgctctgctctgcttagcATGATGGGTTGCAGAACAACATTACAGTGTGAaatgtgtggatctgtgtgtctCCAAGGATGGCCTGCATGGTTTAGCATATCCTAAGGGAGTGTTCACTGCTGTGTGCCTGTATGGCCTATGTGGCTACAGATTTCAATATCTATTGATGTTCTGTTTGTGTTGCCACTGCGTCAGTGCACTGATAGGTGCCATGCTGCATTACTTGTGCTGGAATGTGTTGTGCTTTTATTGGCTGATGCTTGAAGTGCAATTGACTAATTGGCTTGTTGtgtctgaattgaattgaacgtCTTTGGAGTGAAATGCACTTTGTTTTGTGCTGATGTGAAGTGCCTCTTGATTGGTTAGTGCtgttgtgtagtgtgctgtgattGGTTGGTGCTGATGTGTAGTGTGTTATGATTGGCCCGCCTGCTTTGGATTGGAGTGCCCGGTGACTGACCCCTGCTGCAgtgcactggactggactgacacCTGAATTCTAGGCTACGCTAAGCTACGCTGCAGCTGCCATGAGTTAGTTATACCCCTCTGACGTGGATGTCTACCCCCCCCCTGCCCCAACTTCATGCCCTACCCCCCTACCCCTCATCCCTTACCCCTACTCCCCCTTTCCCTTACTCACCCCTAATGCCCTCCCCACCTCTGACACGAAcgtctaccctcccctcccctcctcctctcatcccttccccACCCCCAATGCCCCCCTTCCCCTGCCCTAACATGGGTCCCTCACACTCACCCCCCCACCTTCCCCACCCCAAAATCTAACATCCTCCACCCCTCAACCCCTGCCCCCCCGAGCAGCTGAAGCAGGTGATCCGCCGCACCAAGGAGACGACCAACGTGCACCCCATGTACCGCGACATGCACCCAGGGGGGCCCGGGGGGCCGGGGGGCCCGCGCCGCAAGATGGGCCCCCTGCTGTTCCACAAGAGCTCGTCTCAGGACCGGCTCATCGAGGAGCTGCAGGGCCGGCTGGGCATCAGCCGCAAGGAGCGGGCCAAGAAGCAGCCCGACGACTGGCTCACCGAGGGGGTGATCGTGTCCAACAACCCCAAGCGAGACCGCGACCGCAACGGACACGAGGTGGATAAGGTAGCAGAATAAGAgaaaggaaggggagggagagaaggggagagatgtagggagagagagagagaaagagaagaagaaagatagagagagagagagagagagagagagagagatgtagagagagagagaggctcactGAGGGGGTGATTGTGTCCAACAACCCCAAACGCGACCGCGACCGCAACGGCCACGAAGTGGATAAGGTAGCAGaagaaagagagccagagagggggtggagacagAAAAAGGTAGATGGGGAGggtaggaagaagagagagagagagagaaggggaggaagaagaagagaaagagacagagagctgaCCGAGAGAGCCATTGACTCCAACAACCCCAAATGCTCTAGGCTAGGGACAAGGTAGCAGAGAAAAGGATAAAGCGTCTAGGGTCaatgaaagaaagagtgtgtgcatCTGCACTTTACAACTTGGCACAACATTATCATTGACCTTATGTAGCATAGGTTAGGGGAAATGTAATTTGATAATTAGTGATTTGAGGTGGCCACACCACTGGTACAGTAGCACATGCTATTTCACAGCGGTTACACCGCATCGCTACAATTGGTGTCAGGATGGAGATGTTTTACCATACAAGCATGCAGGGGTGTGAGCCATTGAAGGGATGCCAGGATGAGGTGAACCTAGATAGGTGCGAGGTAGGGACCCCAGTGATGATGGGTGAGGCATAGCATGTAAGTAGTAAAGGGTCCTCTTTCCAAAGGGAAAGAAATTGAAGTCTGATGGTGTGGCCATCACTAGTATTGAAGGTGAACTCCGGTAGCTGTGGCATGCCCATGTGCTTGGCCCTTTGGTGTAGAGATCAGAGTACACCTTTTGCTTCCCAGAAGGGCCGAGTTCGAAGTCGGGGCAAGGCAGCTCTGCACCCCTCTGCTTACCTTATCATGCAGAAAATCCATTCACTCTAATTCCACGCGTTTCTAATGTCTTGCttgttcatgacatcatgacatcatGTTTTACTTTCTGTTCTTCCTGCCTCACTCTTCTGTTGCCTGTCTCCTTTTCTGGTTGTGttattcctcttccttctcctcctctcctctcgtctgtcGTCTTCCTCttacttcttctcctctccatcctcctttctttgctcttccctccttctctcctctttctgctcctctcctcctcctctcctcttctctccccatcctactcctttcctcctccactcctctcttctccttcctcctctcttctttctcctccttatcctcctctctcctctccttcctcctctctcctctccttcctcctctcttcacctcctcctctcctcctcctcttcctcctctagaTTATCATTCCTCCTGAGTCTCCTATTCCTCAGCGGAAGGTCATCCCTGCCCCCATCTCCCCTCCCGTTGTCCGCCGTGAGGAGCCCAAAAGGCCTCCCCCAGTTAAGGAGGTTCCCCCTcctctgccacctcctcctccacgcgtcccctcccctccgccacctccaccccctcagcAACGCGCTCCCACTCCCCCTCCAGAGAAACCCCCCGTGAAAAAAGAGGAGCCCCCCTCCACTCCTCGTGTCCAGCCAAGACCTCCGtcccctccgtctccctctccctcccccacgcCCGCCCCTGTCGTCCTGACTCCCCCGATCATCACCCCTGCCCCTGTTGTCATAGAGACCCCCATCCCCAAACCTTCCCCGCGGCCCCTTCCTCCCGTCCAGGCCCCGGCACCGGCACCAGTTCCGCAACCTCCACCCGTGGTGGCGCCCACCCCTCCCAGCCCGCCTGCCCCAAAAGAGGTGGTGTCGGTGGGCTGCCAGACGGAGTACGACCCCCTGTTCCCCCCCATGCAGGCCTGGGGCTCAGTTAAGACCTCCTGCCTGCCACAGCATGCCTGCCTCTTGACTGCTCAGCATGTCTAAAGCTGCGTGTACTTAAGTGCAGTGTGACGGAAACGGAGACGTGTAAAAGAAATTGGAAAAATTCGCACACCGTTGCTGCTCATCGATTTATTCACCACAACATTTCGACCAACGGTTTGAAACCTTGTGTTGAATAGattggtgagcagcaacagtgtgcggattctTCTTTAAAGCTGCGTGTACAGCAAAACGACCTGCGCTACCCAGGTAGTCGAGGTCGCTGttgaagttttgccatgaatttgctttattcgttctggacgtgacattgacatgcttGGTTTAACTTATCGCATGACAACTCtgccttgacagcctgggacatttggagatatgaacatttCAACTGGGTTTCACCAAACCGCATCATTGCTTAtttccataatattagcttgactttaatcgctgaaattcacTCCGGTTGCTCAGGTCGCTTTGCTCGCGGCGGATTTGCCTTCGATAGGGAAATAGTGTCTTCCGTTGCTCAGGTAGCGCAGGTTGCTCTTAATGTACACATACACGTAGCAGCATAGTTCGGCGTAGAACGTTAGTAACCCCCCcaaactggagtgttgactggcAGGTGGCGGGTTCAAGCCCAGAGTGGCGCACTGgtgcagatgacctcagttacatatGAGCTGTGGCAGCCAGTGACAACACCAGTatatgggcaacctggattaatTAGGTCACAATACAGTCTCAGTATTTAAATGCATTTAGTATGTAAGTAgtacagtggtggacgaagtacaccagttatgtacttgagtaaaagtacagttaccttgcatcgaaaactactcaagtaaaagtaaaagtattcacctcacttttttacttgagtagaagtacaaaagtatctgccgtcaaaaatacttaagtattaaaagtaaaaagtaaaaacttaaaaatgaagcctttggtgcaattttaatgttTAAGTGttgtagtttggtcatatctaattaaatatcctcttatttgcataggctataccaacatgttagaactagaccataacaggcctcagaaacactgtggagtaagtccatggatgttatagcatcagaagttaatttttacctctctaaacatttaatactgaccctaacatgcccaatagaacacatgaaaggaccattaatattaagaatgattaggctgaaattgattatatgcctattagaacaactactacaataccccagccataggcctacagtccagtataggcctacttatttgtgacagcaaggagttaagAGTATAGAGTACttaatgtttattttttgttataattatggttttgataaacctcttcttcttattattattattgttgttgttgttgttgttgttgttgttgttgttgttgttgttatgtagtgtttggttatgttgaggttggcttaggcctacagtatgtatggacaaacagacttcttgcgattaagctacctttaaagataggaacatcttaaaataggctacttgtaatggtctctatttgctagatgccaatgatttgcaatagcctacttgatacaacttaattggaacacttatctgtctgatcatgaaaaagccttttgtgcctgtgcacatcactgggccaatatttagccaaagtccattttttctattttttttacgttgttactgttgtttgttACAACCTcgctttggtggtattgccagtgcttttagCCTGTGACTTGACtttagggaaaggatacatgttgcaaagatgttgcatgcagcctcactttgcaacatgtggtggccaaggcaatcctcatgtaagGATTCAAaataaccctttacacaagcctcttttccaaaATGTTGAAGCAAATCATCTTTTTGGTGACAGgagagtctattagacaagtaattgatatccccaacttcttcagaaaatactgcaatgtattgaggggaaagaaggctatcacggagttgtgcgcctggatggtttggaataagcagcatctTTAGGCAACCTGTGTAGGCtatacttgactcaagaaaccaacacgctacattgtaagccacaacacagatatagcacagtaagtcaaataatcagttaattaagtatcaattcgctgattattcagttcaaacgcgaagcctatctaaCAAATTTCGTCTTGGTGTCAgacgagtgcagcctgcgagctaaacctctccccctcacacaacgaacgatgtgcagattaatacactccaACAACGTTactgtcgcctgctttattgttttgttgtgctttccgcatgttactagtaagtaccgtttcttcttatttcaattcatctcgcaagtcgcaacagtggacacatcagtggtatGGTTCTCCTTTCCTTCTAaaactaattctgtacagtagagcttgtcacgtgacacattacaaccaatcacaatgccgaatctctgagtctgccaatcggattcagtttcaatttcttcacaccagcgtgaAGATTTCATTTCACCAGGGCATTgaaaattaattaattcacctgccgtatatcgccttaaataaaaaaggaacgagtaaggaacgagtgtttctgtaaatgtaacgaagtgaaagtactaaatttctctttgaaatgtagtgaagtaaaagtataaagtcttaccaaataaaaatacttgagtaaagtatgaaagtatgaaaatgttacttaagtacagtaacgaattacatttacttcgttactgtccaccactgaagTAGTATTAAAGTATTTAAAACGGACTGGCTTTACCTATCCAGTTCAACCAGGTGGAATTGCCTTGTTGAATTGTTGAATGATCGCCTGTCAATCACCCATCAATCTACAGTACATAGAAGAGTCAAGACAGACTAAGCTACTTagcagtgactagacccagggatgaccagaGCACTCTGcatacttttagaggtttttGACTTTGAGGAAGATGCAGGTGTGCctaaacgtcagtcactttgtgcaccaaaataaaagccCTCTAAAAGTATCCTGAGTACTCTGGtaatccctgggtctagtcactaaGATGTCTTGACTCTgctgtcctcgactgtgagcgtcacaagggctgaagcgcagacatcctttcTCTAACTACATGTGATGGTGTTCAGCACGATGCTGCCAATACATTTGATAGTGTTGAGTGTTTAGTACATGAAAAGGAAGACAGGAGTCGCACACTGAacctgaatgcaaaatcaaaaactgtattaaacaaagccaaaaaaagtaaataaaaccgacagacaggggacaaacgtttcaggtctagccctgggaactgggaacactgatgatgggctgggACCCGagacgtttgtcccctgtctgtcggttttatttacttttttccggctttgtttaatacagttcttgattctgcattcagctccagtgtgcgactcctttcttccttttcattatactgctcttggaataacgcaccgagcgatacgcacaggattcAGTGTTCCACCATTGCTATTCAGTGTTTAGTACATGCACATGTTTGCCATGGGCCAGTGCACATGTTGATCAtgacagacaaaaacacaacactgtACTGAAAGTGAAAGTTATGTTACTGACTTGTTTGACTTTGATGATGATTTGTGTGGATTTCATGCCATATAGCTTTTAGGCCAGTCAATGTAAACACAATCACACCCCCAAATGCTGGAGGTGAagactgctagtgtgtgtgtgtgtgtgtgtgtgtgtgtgtgtgtgtgtgtgtgtgtgtgtgtgtgtgtgtgtgtgtgtgtgtgtgttgtgtgtgtgtgtgtgtgtgtgtgtgtgtgtgcgtgcgtgcgtgcgtgcgtgcgtatgcgtgtgtatgcgtgtgtgtgtgtgcatgcaacgtAGGGATGCAATGGTTTTTTTGGATTTTATCCCTATCCATGATTTGCCTGGTTGTACCGAACCTTGCTTGACTGTATTGCAGATGGCTTGTGGTTCTATGCACTGCtacatctctatgtgtgtgtgtttgtgtgtgcatacgtgtgttttgtgtgtgtgtgcgtgtgtgtttgtgtattgtgtgtgtgtgtgcgtacgcacagGTTTGTGGGCTTACTATTCTCTGACTTTTGGTGCCTTGTTGTGTGCACTGCAGATTATGTCTCAGGGCAGGGGCTGTA includes the following:
- the LOC134446512 gene encoding mucin-5AC-like produces the protein MDDLDALLADLESSTAHISPGPAYICTDSAYITKSPVHVPKSPSSFLIEETPYSFPTSGRSLRDEATPPPVPPPPSAEALNGTLLCPPDSQHSSQQSLGSGPKSSSWSRGSTSPQLSSLCNTEEDHIYSFPNKQKACVSGGGMATALGSNLSELDRLLLELNAVQNTPGFPTDGVCVCVCSPEEEAPAVPVCTLYPVGEGQGRSSLSPQHNGSKGSSLDHLHYAVPSPLEFTDGQLDPDLQQSATSATRELDELMACLSDFKPSSQGSSEPPPPPSVLKPSCPPAIPSSPAAAPVFSSSSASSSSSLPPLLSCDSPLPNMAAAPPAGGGGGGDASLELHIEEDGSDRSSSLLHASQAPSTSLLKPSSMLSLSATSTTSTSSTTASSSLSPPSSGSPSTSPSSSRLSPDTIIDVSASMLSSRTDPLVVITQPAGSGSSLTLNRTLTPGSASPHTPPSKTNTPPPVSSSSHLKQEPLLLSSLPALSLSPPLSSSSTSLKKEASPPSPASSITHTPSPNPLSSSSTSLKKPSPPPSERRSPVILSAVNGFSTDSSHHPFSSSSSSSSFPSPKKTLSPSTFRSPISSSTSSSTPPQVSAAPAVPESPFQLPSLSAPPVHSSYSLPSAPKSSSLPEATPPQSQPQPQPAAPSLGYTDPEPSLDEALDKLLAMSFSTPPPQHQQEKAVNAGLFSATRAPLGVSELPLGARQEVLEEPIQALDRRDVRPDTMQSWATGPPDDGDTTDGDGTLDYQSDGRSELDWAEMDLKMAYEGEGGEGTMTPMTEASWMDESLTPYSSCPGTPDTQMLDLGVMGMVTPLSVDRVSASGHLKQVIRRTKETTNVHPMYRDMHPGGPGGPGGPRRKMGPLLFHKSSSQDRLIEELQGRLGISRKERAKKQPDDWLTEGVIVSNNPKRDRDRNGHEVDKIIIPPESPIPQRKVIPAPISPPVVRREEPKRPPPVKEVPPPLPPPPPRVPSPPPPPPPQQRAPTPPPEKPPVKKEEPPSTPRAPAPAPVPQPPPVVAPTPPSPPAPKEVVSVGCQTEYDPLFPPMQAWGSIMSQGKGSNLQQGNKLDSMLGSLQSDLNKLGVHTVAKGTCGACCKPIIGQLVTAMGRTWHPEHFVCTHCQEEIGSRNFFERDGLPYCERDYHHLFSPRCHYCNGPILDKVVTAMDQTWHPEHFFCGHCGSFFGPEGFHEKDGKAYCRKDYFELFAPKCGGCAHAILDNYISALSCLWHPECFVCRECFTPFVQGSFFEHEGQPFCEVHYHDRRGSLCSGCQKPITGRCISAMAKKFHPEHFVCAFCLKQLNKGTFKEQNDKPYCQGCFIKLFS